A genomic region of Streptococcus suis contains the following coding sequences:
- a CDS encoding MATE family efflux transporter, with the protein MYQTRNNKEKLWLFIKIFLPILIYQFANYSASFIDTMMTGQYSTMDLAGVSMATSLWNPLFSFLTGIVSALVPIIAQHLGKGERDKIREEFHQFVYLAIGLTILLLCSVLFIAVPTLAQFGLDESVFQVGKQYLYFISIGILPLLLFSVCRSFFDALGLTQLSMYLMLLLVPFNSLFNYLLIYGKMGLPALGGAGAGLGTALAYWAVLLVIVIVMCKNKTIASYQLWRWSPIDGALLKEGLKIGLPIGLQVFAEVAIFAVVGLYMAKFSAQIIAAHQSAMNFATLLYAFPASVSSALAIVIAYEVGAKRPQDVKAYSRLGRLVALGFAGLTLTFLYFFRSKVAYLYGNDAEFIRLTSHFLSFALMFQLADAFTAPIQGILRGYKDTTIPFVLGLVAYWSMTFPVAFLLERFFQMGPEAYWIGLISGIFVCGIALNLRLIKIAQSHLSVK; encoded by the coding sequence ATGTACCAAACAAGAAATAACAAAGAGAAGCTCTGGCTCTTTATCAAAATATTTTTGCCCATTTTAATTTATCAATTTGCTAATTACTCCGCATCCTTTATCGATACCATGATGACAGGCCAGTACAGCACTATGGATTTGGCAGGTGTTTCCATGGCAACCAGTCTTTGGAATCCGCTTTTTTCATTTCTAACAGGGATTGTATCTGCATTGGTCCCAATCATCGCTCAACATTTAGGAAAAGGTGAAAGAGATAAGATTCGTGAGGAGTTTCATCAGTTTGTCTATCTAGCTATCGGATTAACCATTTTACTCTTGTGCTCGGTCCTATTTATTGCTGTTCCCACCTTGGCTCAGTTTGGACTTGATGAATCTGTTTTTCAAGTTGGCAAGCAGTACCTCTATTTTATTTCCATTGGCATCCTGCCTCTCTTACTCTTTAGCGTCTGTCGCTCTTTTTTCGACGCCCTCGGCTTGACTCAGCTATCCATGTATCTCATGTTGCTCCTTGTCCCATTTAACAGTCTATTTAACTATCTCTTAATTTATGGGAAAATGGGCCTACCGGCCCTAGGCGGAGCAGGAGCTGGATTGGGTACTGCTTTAGCTTACTGGGCGGTATTGCTAGTAATCGTCATTGTCATGTGCAAAAATAAGACCATTGCATCTTATCAGCTTTGGCGGTGGAGTCCGATTGATGGGGCTTTACTGAAAGAAGGATTGAAAATCGGACTTCCCATCGGTTTACAAGTCTTTGCAGAAGTAGCAATTTTTGCAGTAGTAGGGCTCTACATGGCAAAATTTTCAGCCCAGATTATAGCAGCCCACCAGTCAGCTATGAACTTTGCGACATTATTATATGCCTTTCCTGCCTCAGTTTCTTCAGCCCTAGCTATTGTCATTGCTTATGAAGTAGGGGCCAAACGACCACAAGATGTGAAAGCCTACAGCCGTTTAGGACGCCTGGTGGCACTTGGTTTTGCAGGCTTAACACTCACTTTCCTATATTTTTTCCGCTCTAAAGTTGCCTACCTTTATGGTAATGATGCAGAATTTATCCGTCTGACTTCGCATTTTCTTAGCTTTGCCCTCATGTTCCAGTTAGCAGATGCCTTTACAGCACCTATTCAGGGGATTTTACGTGGTTACAAGGATACCACCATTCCCTTTGTACTTGGTTTGGTTGCCTATTGGTCCATGACCTTCCCCGTCGCATTCTTGCTTGAAAGATTTTTCCAAATGGGTCCAGAAGCCTATTGGATTGGTCTTATTTCAGGGATTTTTGTCTGCGGAATAGCTCTTAATTTGCGCTTGATCAAAATAGCTCAATCTCATTTGTCCGTGAAATAA
- the trmD gene encoding tRNA (guanosine(37)-N1)-methyltransferase TrmD encodes MRIDILTLFPEMFAPLEHSIVGKAREKGLLEINCHNFREKAEKARHVDDEPYGGGQGMLLRAQPIFDTMDSIEQTKPRVILLDPAGRTFNQAYAEELAQEEQLIFICGHYEGYDERIKTLVTDEISLGDYVLTGGELAAMTMIDATVRLIPEVIGKEVSHTDDSFSSGLLEYPQYTRPYEYRGMVVPDVLMSGHHENIRKWRLEESLRKTYQRRPDLLENYNFTAEELAIFEKIKAEDTVD; translated from the coding sequence ATGAGAATTGATATTTTGACCCTCTTCCCTGAGATGTTTGCACCTCTAGAACACTCTATCGTGGGCAAGGCGCGTGAAAAAGGGCTCTTGGAAATCAACTGCCACAATTTCCGAGAGAAAGCTGAAAAGGCACGCCATGTGGACGATGAACCCTATGGCGGAGGACAAGGTATGTTGCTCCGTGCCCAGCCAATTTTTGATACTATGGATAGCATTGAACAAACCAAGCCACGTGTTATCTTGTTGGATCCCGCTGGGCGTACTTTCAATCAGGCCTATGCTGAAGAATTGGCACAGGAAGAGCAGTTGATTTTCATCTGTGGTCACTATGAAGGATATGATGAGCGGATTAAGACTTTGGTAACGGATGAAATTTCTCTCGGGGACTATGTTCTGACAGGCGGAGAGTTGGCAGCTATGACCATGATTGATGCTACCGTTCGCCTGATTCCAGAGGTTATTGGTAAGGAAGTCAGTCATACGGATGATAGTTTTTCATCAGGGCTATTGGAATATCCTCAATACACCCGACCATACGAGTATCGTGGAATGGTAGTTCCAGATGTATTAATGAGCGGTCACCATGAAAATATTCGTAAATGGCGTTTGGAAGAAAGTCTACGCAAAACCTATCAACGTCGTCCAGACTTGTTAGAAAACTACAATTTTACAGCTGAAGAGTTAGCTATTTTTGAAAAAATCAAAGCAGAAGACACAGTTGATTAG
- the guaC gene encoding GMP reductase, whose protein sequence is MFNETPVFDYEDIQLIPNKCIINSRSEADTTVTLGKYSFKLPVVPANMQTIIDEDVAEMLAKEGYFYIMHRFDEAGRIPFIKRMHEQGLIASISVGVKEYEYEFVTSLKADAPEFITIDIAHGHAESVIKMIQHIKKELPETFVIAGNVGTPEAVRELENAGADATKVGIGPGKVCITKVKTGFGTGGWQLAALRWCAKAARKPIIADGGIRTHGDIAKSIRFGASMVMIGSLFAGHIESPGKTVEVDGKQFKEYYGSASEYQKGAYKNVEGKKILLPAKGHLKDTLIEMEQDLQSSISYAGGRDITSLKHVDYVIVKNSIWNGDSI, encoded by the coding sequence ATGTTCAACGAAACTCCAGTTTTTGACTACGAAGATATTCAGCTCATTCCAAATAAATGTATCATCAATAGCCGTTCCGAGGCAGATACAACAGTGACTCTTGGGAAATATAGCTTTAAATTACCAGTTGTTCCAGCTAATATGCAGACTATTATTGATGAAGATGTGGCAGAAATGCTTGCCAAAGAAGGGTATTTCTATATCATGCATCGTTTCGATGAAGCTGGTCGTATTCCATTTATCAAACGCATGCACGAGCAAGGTTTGATTGCTTCCATCTCTGTTGGCGTAAAAGAATATGAATATGAGTTTGTGACTAGCTTAAAAGCTGATGCCCCTGAGTTTATCACCATTGATATTGCTCATGGTCATGCAGAAAGTGTTATCAAGATGATCCAACATATCAAGAAAGAATTACCTGAGACTTTTGTCATTGCCGGTAATGTCGGTACTCCAGAAGCAGTTCGTGAACTAGAAAATGCTGGTGCGGATGCGACAAAAGTTGGTATTGGTCCTGGTAAGGTCTGCATCACCAAGGTTAAGACTGGTTTTGGTACAGGCGGTTGGCAGTTGGCAGCCCTTCGTTGGTGCGCAAAAGCTGCTCGTAAGCCAATTATTGCGGATGGCGGTATTCGTACCCACGGAGATATTGCCAAATCAATCCGTTTCGGTGCTAGCATGGTTATGATTGGCTCGCTCTTTGCAGGTCATATCGAGAGTCCAGGTAAAACGGTGGAAGTTGATGGTAAACAGTTCAAGGAATACTACGGTTCCGCATCTGAATACCAAAAAGGTGCATACAAAAACGTTGAAGGAAAGAAAATTCTCTTGCCAGCCAAGGGACATTTGAAAGATACTCTGATTGAAATGGAGCAAGATTTGCAGTCATCTATTTCTTATGCAGGTGGACGTGACATTACCAGCTTGAAGCATGTGGACTATGTTATCGTGAAAAACTCTATCTGGAATGGTGACTCTATCTAG
- the rimM gene encoding ribosome maturation factor RimM (Essential for efficient processing of 16S rRNA), with translation MNYFNVGKIVNTQGLQGEMRVLSVTDFAEERFKKGAKLALFDDKDQFVMEVEIASHRKAKNFDIIKFKGMYHINDIEKYKGFSLKIAEENLTDLEDGEFYYHEIIGLDVYENDILIGQIKEILQPGANDVWVVKRKGKKDLLLPYIPPVVLNIDIPNNRVDVELLEGLDDEN, from the coding sequence ATGAATTATTTTAACGTAGGAAAGATTGTTAACACGCAAGGCCTACAAGGGGAAATGCGTGTTTTGTCTGTGACCGATTTTGCTGAAGAACGTTTTAAAAAAGGGGCAAAGCTTGCACTTTTTGATGACAAGGATCAGTTTGTCATGGAAGTGGAAATTGCTAGTCACCGTAAGGCTAAGAACTTTGATATTATCAAGTTTAAGGGTATGTATCATATCAACGATATTGAAAAGTACAAGGGCTTTAGCTTGAAAATTGCCGAGGAAAACTTGACCGACCTTGAAGACGGTGAGTTTTATTACCATGAAATTATCGGCTTGGATGTCTATGAGAATGATATTCTGATCGGACAAATCAAGGAAATCTTGCAGCCAGGTGCCAATGATGTCTGGGTGGTAAAACGAAAAGGTAAGAAAGACTTGCTCTTGCCATATATTCCACCTGTTGTCTTGAACATTGATATTCCAAATAACCGTGTCGATGTGGAATTGCTCGAGGGCCTAGACGATGAGAATTGA
- a CDS encoding NAD(P)H-hydrate dehydratase — MDLQELCRKVIQARPRNSHKGSYGRVLLIGGLYPYGGAIIMAALATVNSGAGLVTVATEKDNIPALHSHLPEAMAFSFDDQALLISSLENADLVLIGPGLGENSRAEQLLDFVFGHLSDQQILVLDGSALTLVAKQNRKNFPCKQVILTPHQKEWERLSAIPVADQTSQRNLEALQSFQENTILVAKSSATQILKTQPNQVTPTGAGGPYQATGGMGDTLAGMIAGFAVQFPHVQLYERILVATYLHSYIADQLAQDYYLVKPTDVSRNIQKTMASISNTNNRLIND, encoded by the coding sequence ATGGACTTACAAGAACTCTGTAGAAAGGTTATTCAAGCAAGACCACGCAATAGCCATAAGGGAAGCTATGGTCGAGTCTTGCTGATTGGTGGACTGTATCCTTATGGTGGAGCGATTATCATGGCCGCACTAGCAACCGTCAACAGTGGAGCAGGCTTGGTAACTGTTGCTACTGAAAAAGACAACATACCAGCCTTACATAGTCATCTGCCTGAAGCCATGGCATTTTCATTTGACGATCAAGCCTTGCTGATAAGTAGCTTAGAAAATGCTGACTTGGTACTGATTGGTCCAGGTTTGGGGGAAAATAGCAGAGCTGAACAGTTATTGGACTTTGTTTTTGGACATTTATCTGACCAGCAGATTTTAGTTCTTGACGGCTCAGCCCTTACCTTAGTCGCAAAACAAAACAGAAAGAACTTCCCGTGTAAACAAGTCATCCTGACACCCCACCAGAAAGAATGGGAACGGTTATCAGCCATTCCGGTTGCTGACCAAACAAGCCAAAGAAATCTTGAAGCCTTGCAATCTTTTCAAGAAAATACAATCCTTGTAGCTAAAAGTTCTGCTACTCAAATCCTAAAAACCCAGCCAAACCAAGTCACTCCAACAGGAGCTGGTGGTCCCTACCAAGCAACAGGAGGTATGGGAGATACTCTTGCAGGTATGATTGCAGGATTTGCTGTACAATTTCCCCATGTTCAACTATATGAAAGAATCCTTGTGGCAACCTACCTCCACTCCTATATTGCCGACCAACTGGCTCAAGATTATTATCTTGTAAAGCCAACTGATGTCTCAAGAAACATCCAAAAGACAATGGCTTCAATTTCAAACACAAACAACCGCCTAATCAATGATTAA
- the nth gene encoding endonuclease III has protein sequence MVLSKKRARKVIEEIIALYPDAKPSLDFRNHFELVCAVLLSAQTTDAAVNKATPGLFAAFPTPQAMAAAEVKDIEPYISRLGLYRNKAKFLKECAQQLLERHNGIVPQTREELEALAGVGRKTANVVLSVGFGIPAFAVDTHVGRICKHHDIVKKSATPLETEKRVMEVLPPELWLPAHQAMIYFGREVCHPKNPECEKFPQLYEFD, from the coding sequence ATGGTATTATCAAAAAAACGTGCAAGAAAAGTTATTGAAGAAATCATCGCTCTATATCCTGATGCTAAGCCAAGTTTGGATTTTCGAAATCACTTTGAGTTGGTATGTGCAGTGCTCTTATCTGCTCAAACTACAGACGCTGCGGTGAATAAGGCAACACCTGGTTTGTTCGCTGCTTTCCCAACGCCACAAGCCATGGCAGCAGCAGAAGTAAAGGATATTGAGCCTTATATTTCTCGTTTGGGTTTGTATCGTAATAAAGCCAAATTTTTAAAAGAATGCGCCCAGCAGTTATTGGAACGGCATAATGGCATTGTTCCGCAGACTCGTGAGGAATTAGAAGCTCTGGCAGGAGTGGGAAGAAAAACGGCCAATGTTGTCTTAAGTGTCGGTTTCGGAATCCCAGCCTTTGCAGTTGATACCCACGTGGGACGGATTTGTAAACACCACGATATTGTCAAAAAATCGGCTACACCCCTGGAAACAGAAAAACGAGTCATGGAAGTCCTACCTCCTGAACTCTGGCTCCCTGCTCATCAAGCTATGATTTATTTTGGTCGTGAGGTTTGCCATCCTAAGAACCCTGAATGCGAAAAATTCCCACAATTATATGAATTTGACTAA